From a region of the Synechococcus sp. PCC 7502 genome:
- the uraD gene encoding 2-oxo-4-hydroxy-4-carboxy-5-ureidoimidazoline decarboxylase, protein MYIIQQLNQMDRLAFTLALGTVFEDTPEIVNQTWDKLPVLTVEQLYKNLLDTVDAMSFDRKHKLICAHPSLGDRIKMAEASVREQSSIGLDSLSSEEYNLFQSLNHAYRQRFGFPFIIAVRNHTKTSILEAFKTRLQNSLDLELNRAIAEIKEIARFRLYDLVIS, encoded by the coding sequence ATGTACATAATTCAACAGCTTAACCAAATGGATCGCTTGGCATTTACCCTTGCTTTAGGTACAGTTTTTGAGGATACTCCTGAAATTGTGAATCAAACTTGGGACAAACTACCAGTTCTAACTGTTGAACAATTATATAAAAACTTGTTAGATACCGTTGATGCCATGAGCTTTGATCGTAAACATAAACTAATTTGTGCCCATCCTAGTCTTGGCGATCGCATCAAAATGGCAGAAGCATCCGTAAGAGAGCAATCTAGTATTGGTTTAGATAGTTTAAGTTCGGAGGAATACAATCTGTTTCAATCCTTAAATCATGCCTACCGCCAGCGATTTGGATTTCCGTTTATTATTGCCGTTAGAAATCATACTAAGACTAGTATTTTAGAAGCATTTAAAACCCGTTTGCAAAATTCCCTTGATCTTGAATTAAATCGGGCGATCGCTGAAATCAAAGAAATTGCTCGATTTCGCCTCTACGATTTAGTGATTTCCTAA
- the uraH gene encoding hydroxyisourate hydrolase — translation MSGKLTTHILDTVRGRPAPSIVIELWSIDPVSGLGSTVKFETTNSDGRAILLADGDLKSGVYELVFVIGTYFSEFYPPNSLPFFERIPIRFGVDNPDQHYHVPLLVSPWSYSTYRGS, via the coding sequence ATGTCGGGAAAGCTTACAACTCATATTTTAGACACTGTGCGGGGTCGTCCTGCTCCATCGATTGTGATCGAATTATGGTCTATCGATCCGGTTAGTGGTCTGGGTAGCACCGTGAAGTTTGAAACGACAAACTCCGATGGTAGAGCGATTTTATTAGCTGATGGAGACTTAAAATCAGGGGTGTATGAACTGGTTTTTGTGATTGGCACCTATTTCTCCGAGTTTTATCCACCCAATAGCCTCCCGTTTTTTGAGCGCATTCCCATTCGCTTTGGCGTTGACAATCCAGATCAGCATTATCATGTTCCCCTCCTAGTTTCTCCTTGGTCTTACAGTACCTATCGTGGCAGCTAG
- the hpxO gene encoding FAD-dependent urate hydroxylase HpxO, whose translation MYNLKVAIIGAGIGGLTAGIALRRMGYSVEIYDKASALKPAGAGISLWSNGVKVLNWLGLGEAIAAIGGRMDRMEYRTHTNELLSDIDLNPLFARVGQRPYPVSRSDLQRILLDAFGEENVQLQSKCIGITEEADGVTAIFEHGHSTKVDLLIGADGIHSLARTYVAGSEVEPRYADYVNWNGLVAANPNISPSDVWGIYVGEGKRASMMPIGGDRFYFFFGAPMPKGTVVEPCDRQLELKNLFYNWATPVQNLIMQINPLETNRLEISDLDPLEHIVRGRVALLGDSAHASTPTLGQGGCQAMEDAEILCRYLITTNLSVEDALIRYESDRKERTNSLVLKARKRADIIYGKDPEATQQWYASLKQEDEKDVINALAKVILAGPFH comes from the coding sequence ATGTACAACCTTAAAGTCGCAATTATCGGTGCTGGTATTGGTGGCTTAACGGCGGGAATTGCCCTACGGCGCATGGGATACTCGGTCGAAATCTATGATAAAGCTTCTGCCCTCAAACCCGCAGGTGCAGGAATATCTCTGTGGTCAAATGGGGTTAAGGTCTTAAATTGGCTGGGGCTAGGTGAGGCGATCGCTGCCATTGGTGGACGCATGGATCGGATGGAATATCGCACCCATACCAATGAACTCCTAAGTGATATTGATCTAAATCCTCTGTTTGCCCGAGTCGGACAACGCCCCTATCCAGTTTCCCGTAGTGATTTACAACGCATATTACTAGATGCTTTTGGTGAAGAGAATGTCCAACTCCAGTCAAAATGTATTGGCATTACCGAAGAAGCGGACGGGGTAACTGCGATTTTCGAGCATGGGCACTCAACCAAAGTTGATTTATTAATCGGTGCCGATGGTATTCATTCTCTTGCTCGCACCTATGTTGCTGGCAGTGAGGTAGAACCACGCTATGCGGACTATGTTAACTGGAATGGCTTAGTTGCAGCTAATCCTAATATTTCTCCTAGTGATGTGTGGGGAATTTATGTGGGTGAAGGTAAGCGTGCCTCGATGATGCCGATTGGGGGCGATCGCTTCTATTTCTTTTTTGGTGCGCCTATGCCTAAAGGAACTGTAGTTGAACCCTGTGATCGGCAGTTGGAACTCAAGAATTTATTTTACAACTGGGCTACCCCTGTGCAGAATCTGATTATGCAGATTAATCCCTTAGAAACTAATCGCCTAGAAATTAGCGATCTTGATCCCCTAGAACATATTGTGCGAGGACGGGTGGCACTGCTCGGTGATTCTGCCCATGCTTCAACCCCTACCCTTGGACAAGGTGGCTGTCAGGCAATGGAAGATGCAGAAATTCTCTGTCGTTATTTAATTACCACAAATTTAAGCGTGGAGGATGCACTGATACGATATGAAAGCGATCGCAAGGAACGGACAAATTCTTTAGTATTAAAGGCACGCAAACGGGCTGATATTATCTATGGGAAAGACCCAGAAGCTACCCAGCAATGGTATGCCAGCCTCAAACAAGAGGATGAAAAGGATGTAATTAATGCTCTTGCTAAGGTGATTTTGGCAGGACCATTTCATTAA
- a CDS encoding aromatic ring-hydroxylating dioxygenase subunit alpha, with amino-acid sequence MLVTKQPVLRKFWYPVIPIANLSDGPKSFTLLEQKIVLWLDELGKPAAAKDQCCHRSAQLSLGTVENGAIVCPYHGWQFDRAGNCVHIPQSQNISVPSASRINAYKCTERYGYVWVCLDEPIAEVPTITEAFEPNFRLIREFYEPWKCAGLRVMENEFDFAHPTFVHTGTFGSKDHPTPELLEIVETPEGLKGQAKQIVVNTKLQQQNLKMDTVETYRILDMEWFMPFTIKLRINYANGLAHIIVNTMTPIDDANSQMVQFCLRNDTEADTPTKDVVAFDRAVTLEDKRILETTNYDVPLVPTSEQNMFTDKPGLLMRKKLMALLKAHGETEQTATWYMPRPVTP; translated from the coding sequence ATGCTAGTTACAAAACAACCCGTACTTCGTAAATTTTGGTATCCTGTCATTCCGATCGCCAATTTAAGTGATGGACCAAAATCCTTTACCTTACTTGAGCAAAAAATTGTGTTATGGCTGGATGAATTAGGGAAACCTGCCGCCGCTAAAGATCAGTGTTGTCATCGCTCTGCTCAATTATCTTTAGGAACCGTAGAAAATGGAGCGATCGTCTGTCCCTATCATGGCTGGCAATTTGACCGCGCTGGTAATTGTGTGCATATTCCCCAATCCCAAAATATCTCCGTTCCCTCAGCTTCCAGAATCAACGCCTATAAGTGTACAGAACGCTATGGCTATGTTTGGGTGTGTTTGGATGAACCGATCGCCGAAGTTCCCACCATTACCGAGGCATTTGAGCCAAACTTTCGCTTGATCCGTGAATTTTATGAACCTTGGAAGTGTGCAGGGTTAAGGGTAATGGAAAATGAATTTGACTTTGCCCATCCCACTTTTGTCCATACAGGTACCTTTGGTAGTAAAGATCACCCCACGCCCGAACTATTAGAGATCGTGGAAACGCCTGAAGGGTTAAAAGGACAAGCCAAGCAGATTGTGGTCAATACTAAACTCCAACAGCAAAATCTGAAAATGGATACAGTTGAGACCTATCGCATCCTCGATATGGAATGGTTTATGCCCTTTACAATCAAACTACGGATTAATTATGCCAATGGACTAGCTCATATTATCGTTAATACCATGACTCCCATTGATGATGCAAATTCCCAAATGGTACAGTTTTGCCTCCGCAACGACACAGAGGCAGACACCCCAACCAAGGATGTGGTGGCGTTTGACCGGGCAGTAACCCTTGAAGATAAGAGGATTCTGGAAACCACTAACTATGATGTGCCGCTTGTCCCTACTTCTGAACAGAATATGTTCACTGATAAACCTGGACTACTCATGCGTAAAAAACTCATGGCATTACTTAAAGCCCATGGCGAAACCGAGCAAACAGCGACTTGGTATATGCCTCGTCCAGTTACCCCTTAA
- a CDS encoding DNA-directed RNA polymerase subunit beta', whose protein sequence is MTDLNTSDQNSPRIFINRTVDKGQLKKLIARAFTNHGTFAAASMADELKSLGFRYATQAGVSISVDDLQIPPKKKELLREAEAEIESTENRYTRGEITEVERFQKVIDTWNQTNESLKDEVVKNFKSNNPLNSVYMMAFSGARGNISQVRQLVGMRGLMANPQGEIIDLPIKTNFREGLTVTEYIISSYGARKGLVDTALRTADSGYLTRRLVDVSQDVIIREIDCGTDRGITVGAMKDGDRTLIKLEDRLFGRVAAEDIVNPQTGEVIVARNEAISDELSKEVVKAGVEKVLIRSALTCASTRSVCQACYGWSLAHAKFVDIGEAVGIIAAQSIGEPGTQLTMRTFHTGGVFTGEVAQQYRAGFDSTVKFTKKLRVRPLRTRHGEDALIVEADGDISLEGGGKKEVLSVSQGSTLLVKDGEKVKVGRLIAEVPAAGRTARKTTEKATKDVVSDLSGEVLLPDLIPEQKRDRQGNTSYIAPRGGLIWVLGGEVYNLPPGAEPVVKNGDRINIEGVLAETRLITEHGGVVRLNQVDSRNSREVEIITASVVLDEAKVEKEIHQGGEHYILEAQSGQRFSLKATPGTKVITNQVIAELIDDTYRTNSGGIIKYSGVEVAKRSKGKQGHEVVKGGTLLWIPEECHEVNKDISLLLVEDGQYIEVGTEVVKDIFAQSSGVVEVTQKNDILREIVIKPGDLYLTDDPQTAMRKHGNLANPSDEVMPGLISQELRYVEYVETPEGSALLLRPVEEFEVPDQPPVPSQESVNQTGRSIKLRAVQRLPYKDGERVKSIDGLDLLHTQLVLEIDTDSPQLAADIEFVADESDPDTFKLQLVILESLIVRQDIAADPTQGSTSTQILVSDGEAIAPGAVVALTQILCKQSGIVRGIREGDELVRRILLVTDEDLLRINCNTAKIKVGDLVKSGDVLGSNAVLPESGQVIEVGDNFAIIRKGRPYLVSQGAVLQISDTDLVQRGDSLALLVFERAKTGDIIQGLPRIEELLEGRKPKEMCILAQRGGKVQVVYDADENVEVKILEDDGTVTDYLIGPGQSLIVSDGQILHAAEPITDGPANPHDILEIYFKFYRETDSIKDAALKSLQKVQEFLVNQVQSVYQSQGVDISDKHIEVVVKQMTSKVRIDDGGDTTRLPGELVDLHQVEQINEAMAITGGVPAEYTPVLMGITKASLNTDSFISAASFQETTRVLTEAAIEGKSDWLRGLKENVIIGRLIPAGTGFNAYENPTIDLESDTLEEIIYDSPLTFDDKSDDMIIDDRIARTYQPMNFSSDIEDELVDDGVEYEDEDDIDDDEMIE, encoded by the coding sequence ATGACAGATTTAAACACATCTGACCAAAACTCACCTAGAATTTTTATTAATCGCACAGTTGATAAAGGGCAACTCAAGAAGTTAATTGCCAGAGCTTTCACTAACCATGGAACCTTCGCTGCTGCAAGTATGGCTGATGAGCTAAAATCATTAGGATTTCGCTATGCGACCCAAGCTGGGGTATCTATTAGCGTGGATGATTTGCAAATCCCTCCTAAGAAAAAAGAGTTATTAAGAGAAGCAGAGGCTGAAATAGAATCAACGGAGAATCGATACACCCGTGGTGAAATTACTGAGGTTGAAAGATTTCAAAAAGTAATTGATACTTGGAATCAGACTAATGAGTCGTTGAAAGATGAGGTTGTAAAGAATTTCAAAAGTAACAACCCTTTGAATTCTGTTTATATGATGGCATTTTCAGGGGCAAGGGGAAATATTTCTCAAGTACGTCAGTTAGTGGGAATGAGAGGGTTAATGGCAAATCCTCAAGGCGAAATTATCGACTTGCCTATTAAAACTAATTTCCGTGAAGGATTAACTGTAACTGAGTATATAATTTCATCCTATGGAGCAAGAAAGGGATTGGTTGATACTGCCTTACGTACCGCAGACTCAGGTTATCTTACTCGACGATTGGTGGATGTTTCTCAAGATGTAATTATTCGAGAAATTGATTGTGGAACTGATCGTGGTATTACAGTTGGAGCAATGAAGGATGGCGATCGCACGCTTATTAAGCTTGAAGATCGGCTGTTTGGTCGTGTTGCGGCTGAAGACATAGTTAATCCTCAAACTGGAGAGGTAATTGTTGCTAGAAATGAAGCTATTTCCGATGAGTTATCAAAGGAAGTTGTAAAAGCTGGAGTTGAGAAGGTTTTAATTAGATCGGCATTAACTTGTGCTTCAACTAGATCAGTTTGCCAAGCTTGTTATGGCTGGAGTCTTGCCCATGCTAAGTTTGTTGATATTGGTGAAGCTGTGGGAATTATTGCCGCTCAGTCCATTGGTGAACCTGGAACTCAGTTAACGATGAGAACGTTCCACACTGGCGGGGTATTCACTGGTGAAGTGGCTCAGCAATATCGGGCTGGATTTGATAGTACAGTTAAGTTTACTAAGAAGTTACGGGTACGTCCTCTGCGGACTCGTCACGGGGAAGATGCCCTGATTGTTGAAGCGGACGGAGATATTAGCCTAGAGGGTGGCGGCAAAAAAGAAGTTCTATCAGTTTCCCAAGGTTCAACTTTACTAGTTAAGGATGGCGAAAAAGTCAAAGTAGGTAGATTAATTGCCGAGGTTCCTGCCGCAGGTAGAACTGCTCGTAAAACTACGGAAAAAGCAACTAAAGATGTTGTTTCAGATTTATCTGGTGAGGTTCTGCTCCCAGACTTAATCCCTGAGCAGAAAAGAGATCGCCAAGGTAATACTAGCTACATAGCTCCTAGAGGAGGTTTAATTTGGGTTCTGGGTGGCGAGGTATATAACTTACCCCCTGGCGCTGAGCCTGTGGTTAAAAATGGCGATCGCATTAATATTGAGGGTGTGTTGGCAGAAACTCGTCTGATTACAGAGCATGGTGGTGTAGTTCGATTAAATCAGGTTGATAGCCGCAATAGCCGTGAAGTGGAGATTATTACTGCTTCTGTAGTTTTAGATGAAGCAAAAGTGGAAAAGGAAATCCACCAAGGAGGAGAGCACTATATCCTAGAGGCACAGAGCGGGCAAAGGTTTTCCTTAAAGGCTACTCCGGGTACCAAGGTTATTACTAATCAGGTTATTGCTGAATTAATAGATGATACTTATCGCACCAATAGCGGAGGAATTATCAAATATTCTGGAGTTGAAGTTGCTAAACGTAGTAAGGGTAAGCAAGGACACGAAGTAGTTAAAGGTGGTACCCTACTCTGGATTCCAGAAGAATGTCATGAAGTTAATAAAGATATTTCTCTATTATTAGTTGAGGATGGACAATATATTGAAGTTGGCACCGAGGTCGTTAAAGATATTTTTGCTCAAAGTTCAGGGGTGGTCGAAGTCACTCAAAAGAATGACATTTTGAGAGAAATTGTAATCAAACCTGGTGATCTATATTTAACAGATGATCCCCAAACAGCTATGCGTAAGCATGGTAACCTAGCCAACCCTAGCGATGAAGTGATGCCTGGACTTATATCTCAGGAACTCAGGTATGTTGAATATGTAGAAACTCCCGAAGGTTCAGCATTACTGTTACGACCTGTAGAAGAATTTGAAGTTCCAGATCAGCCTCCAGTTCCCAGTCAAGAGTCAGTTAATCAGACTGGACGTTCCATTAAATTAAGAGCTGTTCAACGTCTTCCCTATAAAGATGGAGAAAGAGTTAAATCTATTGATGGGCTGGATTTGCTGCATACTCAGCTTGTCCTAGAAATTGATACGGATTCACCCCAATTAGCTGCTGATATTGAGTTTGTGGCTGATGAAAGTGATCCAGATACCTTCAAGCTTCAGCTTGTAATCTTAGAGTCATTAATTGTACGTCAAGATATTGCGGCTGATCCCACTCAAGGTAGTACATCTACGCAAATTTTAGTATCCGATGGGGAAGCGATCGCTCCAGGTGCTGTTGTAGCTTTAACACAAATTTTATGTAAACAGTCTGGCATAGTTAGGGGTATTCGTGAAGGGGATGAACTAGTACGCCGAATTTTATTGGTAACTGATGAAGACCTTTTGAGAATTAACTGTAATACTGCCAAAATCAAGGTTGGAGACCTAGTAAAGTCTGGCGATGTGCTTGGTAGCAATGCGGTTTTACCTGAATCTGGTCAAGTTATTGAGGTTGGTGACAATTTTGCCATCATTCGTAAAGGTCGTCCCTATTTAGTTTCCCAAGGTGCCGTCTTACAAATTTCAGATACTGATTTGGTGCAAAGAGGAGATAGCTTGGCATTGCTAGTATTTGAACGTGCCAAAACGGGAGATATCATTCAAGGGCTACCTCGGATTGAAGAACTACTGGAAGGACGCAAGCCTAAAGAGATGTGTATATTGGCACAAAGAGGGGGCAAAGTTCAGGTTGTATATGATGCCGATGAAAATGTTGAAGTCAAAATTTTGGAAGATGATGGAACTGTAACTGACTATTTAATTGGACCAGGACAAAGTTTAATTGTCTCCGACGGACAAATTTTGCATGCTGCGGAACCAATTACCGATGGACCTGCTAATCCCCATGATATCTTGGAGATCTACTTTAAGTTCTATCGAGAAACTGATTCGATTAAGGATGCGGCACTAAAGAGCTTGCAAAAAGTACAGGAATTTTTAGTCAATCAGGTTCAATCTGTCTACCAATCTCAAGGCGTAGATATTTCCGACAAGCACATTGAGGTTGTTGTAAAGCAAATGACTTCAAAAGTGCGGATTGATGATGGCGGTGATACGACTCGACTACCTGGAGAGTTAGTGGATTTACATCAAGTTGAACAAATCAATGAGGCAATGGCAATTACGGGCGGTGTTCCTGCTGAATATACTCCAGTCTTAATGGGTATTACTAAAGCCAGTCTTAATACTGATAGTTTCATCTCGGCGGCTAGTTTCCAAGAAACTACTAGAGTTTTAACCGAAGCAGCGATTGAGGGTAAATCTGACTGGCTACGCGGACTTAAGGAAAACGTAATTATCGGGCGCTTAATTCCTGCGGGTACGGGATTTAATGCCTATGAAAATCCAACTATAGATTTAGAATCAGACACTTTGGAAGAGATAATTTATGACTCTCCTCTTACCTTTGACGATAAATCTGACGATATGATTATTGACGATCGCATTGCCAGAACTTATCAACCTATGAACTTTAGTAGTGATATTGAAGATGAACTAGTTGATGACGGAGTTGAATACGAAGACGAGGATGATATTGATGATGATGAAATGATTGAGTAG